From one Streptomyces sp. ICC1 genomic stretch:
- a CDS encoding 5'-nucleotidase C-terminal domain-containing protein, which yields MSATPQRHRRARRLTLTALAVTTAAGAMVAAALPAGAASGGGHGHDHGRTVDVQMLSFNDLHGTLEPPQGSSGTVTERQADGTTKAIPAGGVEYLATGLREARKGHPYSVTAAAGDMIGASPMVSGLFHDEPTIEALNGLDLDVSSVGNHEFDEGKTELRRMQYGGCHPVEGCFEYGKTFEGADFKYLAANVVDQKTKRPMMNPTFIWKKGDVKIGFIGVTLEGTPDVVTADGVKGLTFGDEVETINKYANELNRQGVKSIVALVHEGGLPASGAYNYDCDVPGAGAGISGAIVDIAKNVSPKVDALVTGHTHQAYACNIPDPAGNPRTVTSAASYGRLFTDTTLTYDRKTKDIVRTPVAPPKPVQKVVTRDVPKAPDLTELIQRWNALAAPIANRPMGWIAGDIAGRGSAEFEKPLGDVIADAQLEALAPAAKGGAQLAVMNPGGIRADLAYKAAGAEGDGVVTYGESYTVQPFTNMMNVVDLTGAQLVTMLQQQVSGTVNGPNPKILQVSKGFTYTLDTTKAGADRIVVDSVKLNGVALDPAKTYRVAMNEFLAGGGDGFTVLKEHKNKLVGASDLDVFNAYLAAHSTATAPLAVPAADRITVVK from the coding sequence ATGTCAGCGACGCCACAACGGCACCGCCGAGCCCGCCGGTTGACCCTCACCGCCCTCGCCGTCACGACGGCCGCCGGTGCGATGGTCGCCGCCGCCCTTCCGGCCGGAGCCGCGAGTGGTGGCGGTCACGGCCACGACCACGGCCGTACCGTCGATGTGCAGATGCTGTCGTTCAACGACCTCCACGGCACGCTGGAGCCCCCGCAGGGCTCCTCGGGCACCGTGACCGAGCGTCAGGCCGACGGCACCACCAAGGCCATACCCGCGGGCGGTGTCGAGTACCTCGCGACCGGCCTGCGCGAGGCCCGCAAGGGCCACCCGTACTCCGTCACCGCGGCGGCCGGCGACATGATCGGCGCCAGCCCGATGGTGTCCGGCCTCTTCCACGACGAGCCGACCATCGAGGCGCTCAACGGCCTCGACCTGGACGTCTCCAGCGTCGGCAACCACGAGTTCGACGAGGGCAAGACCGAGCTGCGCCGCATGCAGTACGGCGGCTGCCACCCGGTCGAGGGCTGCTTCGAATACGGCAAGACCTTCGAGGGCGCGGACTTCAAGTACCTCGCGGCGAACGTCGTCGACCAGAAGACGAAGCGTCCGATGATGAACCCCACCTTCATCTGGAAGAAGGGGGACGTGAAGATCGGCTTCATCGGCGTCACCCTGGAGGGCACTCCGGACGTGGTGACCGCCGACGGGGTCAAGGGCCTCACGTTCGGCGACGAGGTCGAGACGATCAACAAGTACGCCAACGAGCTGAACAGGCAGGGCGTGAAGTCGATCGTGGCGCTGGTCCACGAGGGCGGCCTGCCCGCGAGCGGCGCGTACAACTACGACTGCGACGTCCCGGGCGCCGGCGCCGGCATCTCCGGTGCCATCGTCGACATCGCGAAGAACGTCTCGCCGAAGGTCGACGCCCTGGTCACCGGCCACACGCACCAGGCGTACGCGTGCAACATCCCCGACCCGGCGGGCAACCCGCGCACGGTCACCTCGGCCGCCTCCTACGGCCGGCTGTTCACGGACACCACCCTCACGTACGACCGCAAGACCAAGGACATCGTCCGGACGCCGGTCGCCCCGCCGAAGCCGGTGCAGAAGGTCGTCACCCGTGACGTGCCCAAGGCCCCGGACCTGACCGAGCTCATCCAGCGCTGGAACGCGCTGGCCGCGCCGATCGCGAACCGCCCGATGGGCTGGATCGCCGGCGACATCGCGGGCCGCGGCTCGGCGGAGTTCGAGAAGCCGCTCGGTGACGTGATCGCGGACGCGCAGTTGGAGGCCCTGGCCCCGGCGGCGAAGGGCGGCGCGCAGCTGGCCGTCATGAACCCGGGCGGCATCCGCGCCGACCTCGCCTACAAGGCGGCGGGCGCCGAGGGCGACGGTGTCGTGACCTACGGCGAGTCGTACACGGTCCAGCCGTTCACCAACATGATGAACGTGGTCGACCTGACCGGCGCGCAGCTGGTCACCATGCTCCAGCAGCAGGTCAGCGGCACGGTCAACGGCCCGAACCCGAAGATCCTGCAGGTCTCCAAGGGCTTCACCTACACCCTGGACACCACGAAGGCGGGCGCCGACCGCATCGTCGTGGACTCGGTGAAGCTGAACGGCGTGGCGCTCGACCCCGCCAAGACCTACCGGGTCGCGATGAACGAGTTCCTCGCGGGCGGCGGTGACGGCTTCACCGTCCTGAAGGAGCACAAGAACAAGCTGGTGGGCGCGTCCGACCTGGACGTCTTCAACGCCTACCTGGCCGCGCACTCCACGGCCACGGCGCCGCTGGCCGTGCCGGCGGCGGACCGGATCACGGTCGTCAAGTAG
- a CDS encoding DUF397 domain-containing protein, which yields MDTIQNLTGARWRKSSYSGSNGGECVECAPLGTAAWRKASYSGSNGGDCVEIAAQPCRIAVRDSKNPGGPAFTVGPAAFTAFVRAL from the coding sequence ATGGACACCATCCAGAACCTGACGGGCGCGCGGTGGCGTAAGTCCTCGTACAGCGGCAGCAACGGCGGCGAATGCGTCGAGTGCGCCCCCCTCGGCACCGCCGCCTGGCGCAAGGCTTCGTACAGCGGCAGCAATGGCGGCGACTGCGTAGAGATCGCCGCCCAGCCCTGCCGGATCGCCGTCCGGGACTCCAAGAACCCCGGCGGGCCCGCCTTCACCGTCGGCCCGGCCGCCTTCACGGCGTTCGTGCGCGCGCTCTGA
- a CDS encoding helix-turn-helix transcriptional regulator yields MVNIRSLDPSASPLDYYGSELRRLREAAGLKQGQLGDIIFCAGSLIGQIETARKVPTRDFSERLDAALNTGGLFSRLVGLVLRSQLPTWFQPYAEMEAKAEYISTYQCQLVYGLLQTEAYARAVIGVEQPDTVDAPVAARIDRQRILSRGTPPVLWVVLDEAALHREIGGHAVMRNQLAHLLDLRDRQWVNIQVLPFAAGQHAGMMGSFTVLRFENDPDLHYSESYDSGHMTANPQVIRERSVGYARLQAEALSPGKSAALIARVMEERYGHHPEPDGRAVA; encoded by the coding sequence ATGGTCAACATCCGCAGTCTCGATCCCAGCGCCTCCCCGCTGGACTACTACGGCTCGGAACTGCGCCGCCTGCGGGAGGCCGCCGGGCTGAAACAGGGGCAGCTGGGGGACATCATCTTCTGCGCGGGCTCGCTCATCGGCCAGATCGAGACGGCGCGGAAGGTCCCGACCCGGGACTTCTCGGAACGCCTCGACGCGGCACTGAACACGGGCGGGTTGTTCTCCCGCCTGGTGGGACTGGTCCTGCGCAGTCAGCTGCCGACGTGGTTCCAGCCGTACGCCGAGATGGAGGCGAAGGCAGAGTACATCTCCACGTACCAGTGTCAGTTGGTGTACGGGCTTCTCCAGACGGAGGCGTACGCGCGGGCGGTCATCGGCGTCGAACAACCAGACACAGTCGATGCGCCGGTGGCTGCTCGAATCGACCGGCAGCGCATCCTGTCTCGCGGGACTCCTCCGGTGCTGTGGGTGGTGCTGGACGAGGCCGCCCTGCACCGTGAAATCGGTGGCCATGCGGTCATGCGGAACCAGCTCGCGCACCTGTTGGACCTCCGCGACCGGCAGTGGGTGAACATCCAGGTGCTGCCTTTCGCCGCTGGTCAGCACGCGGGAATGATGGGTTCATTCACCGTCCTGCGGTTCGAGAACGACCCGGACCTTCACTACAGCGAGAGCTACGACTCCGGGCATATGACCGCCAATCCTCAAGTAATCAGGGAGCGTTCCGTCGGATACGCTCGCCTCCAGGCCGAGGCCCTCTCCCCTGGGAAATCGGCCGCGCTGATCGCCCGCGTAATGGAGGAACGCTATGGACACCATCCAGAACCTGACGGGCGCGCGGTGGCGTAA
- a CDS encoding alpha/beta hydrolase — MPKSWQADDRHTDQHNDQHTGESDAMRHELKIDDRTLSYLDFGGAGRPLLALHGGLSEGAHFTALAAALGDDWRVIAPDQRGHGDSDLASEYSRAGYVTDAAALLEHLDPGGPVPVLGFSLGGVNAYHLAAARPDLVSALVNVDAPVRSPREDGPSFWDFLHGLPYTAPTREELITALGPFGEGAGPFLRPLPGGSPRTESGGGTGWRLPFHPQATLATVAEGDGDRWDVWLASDCPALLIHGLRSDVLPAEQAEAMVSRRPGTSYVGLDTEHFVPFQDPEGFAAAVRGFLAGL; from the coding sequence TTGCCCAAATCCTGGCAGGCTGATGATCGACACACCGACCAGCACAACGACCAGCACACCGGGGAGAGCGACGCCATGCGCCACGAGCTGAAGATCGACGACCGCACCCTGTCCTACCTGGACTTCGGCGGAGCCGGCCGCCCCCTGCTCGCCCTCCACGGCGGCCTGTCCGAGGGCGCCCACTTCACCGCGCTGGCCGCCGCCCTCGGCGACGACTGGCGGGTCATCGCCCCCGACCAGCGCGGCCACGGAGACTCCGACCTGGCTTCCGAGTACAGCCGCGCGGGCTACGTCACCGACGCCGCGGCCCTGCTCGAACACCTGGACCCCGGCGGCCCGGTGCCCGTCCTCGGCTTCTCCCTCGGCGGGGTCAACGCCTACCACCTCGCCGCCGCCCGGCCCGATCTGGTCTCCGCCCTGGTCAACGTCGACGCCCCGGTGCGGAGCCCGCGCGAGGACGGCCCGTCCTTCTGGGACTTCCTGCACGGCCTGCCGTACACCGCGCCGACCCGCGAGGAGCTCATCACCGCCCTCGGCCCGTTCGGCGAGGGGGCCGGGCCGTTCCTGCGCCCGCTGCCAGGGGGGTCCCCCCGGACGGAGTCCGGGGGAGGCACCGGCTGGCGGCTGCCGTTCCACCCGCAGGCCACCCTGGCCACGGTGGCCGAGGGCGACGGCGACCGCTGGGACGTCTGGCTGGCGAGCGACTGCCCGGCGCTACTGATCCACGGCCTGCGCAGCGACGTGCTCCCGGCGGAGCAGGCCGAGGCGATGGTCTCCCGGCGTCCGGGAACCTCGTACGTCGGCCTCGACACCGAGCACTTCGTGCCCTTCCAGGACCCGGAGGGCTTCGCCGCGGCCGTCCGCGGCTTCCTCGCGGGCCTCTGA
- a CDS encoding TetR/AcrR family transcriptional regulator, with product MGNREDLLAGARRCLEETGYLRTTVRDIATASKVSMAAIGYHFGSREVLLNQALFAAMDEWAAGSGRLAGQGDTARERYADTWDRKIRDFRETGWLWTASVEAFVHAQSSPELLAIIAEGQRHNRRMVAAQLRGVPQDEVAEEDVRALGSVHIALLTGVMVQVLTDPEHAPNGHEIAQGLRAMAELLES from the coding sequence ATGGGAAATCGCGAGGACCTGCTGGCCGGAGCCCGGCGCTGCCTGGAGGAGACGGGGTACCTCCGCACGACCGTGCGCGACATCGCCACGGCGTCGAAGGTGAGCATGGCCGCGATCGGCTACCACTTCGGGTCCCGCGAGGTGCTGCTCAACCAGGCGCTGTTCGCGGCCATGGACGAGTGGGCCGCCGGCTCCGGCAGGCTCGCGGGGCAGGGCGACACCGCCCGGGAGCGCTACGCCGACACCTGGGACCGCAAGATCCGGGACTTCCGCGAGACGGGCTGGCTGTGGACCGCCTCCGTCGAGGCCTTCGTCCACGCGCAGTCCTCGCCCGAGCTGCTCGCGATCATCGCCGAGGGGCAGCGCCACAACCGCCGCATGGTGGCCGCGCAGCTGCGCGGGGTGCCGCAGGACGAGGTCGCGGAGGAGGACGTACGGGCCCTCGGGTCGGTGCACATCGCGCTGCTGACCGGGGTCATGGTGCAGGTCCTGACCGACCCGGAGCATGCGCCGAACGGGCACGAGATCGCCCAAGGGCTGCGCGCGATGGCGGAGTTGCTCGAAAGCTGA
- a CDS encoding phosphatidylinositol-specific phospholipase C, producing MGVGTGVDAGTGVDADTGTEARPGRGAGLGRRGFLAGAAAVGAGVALGAGAAPASASTRALSTRDWMSGLGDSTALQRMTIPGTHDSGATRGGLYVACQNTSVAEQLDSGIRFLDVRCRVTGGSFAIHHGAYYQNLMFGDVLAACWNFLAAHPSETVLMRLKQEYSEDSNATFRAVFDDYLDNRGWRPLFKIADALPTLGQARGKVLLLPDNGGLPGGLRYGDGNVFDIQDDYMAEPFAKRGKIENHFRRSVSQPGKFFMNYTSTAAALPPRWNSDRLNPQVHSFVDGSELAGRTGLGIVPMDFPNTRSGLVASLIRHN from the coding sequence ATGGGCGTGGGTACGGGCGTGGACGCGGGTACGGGCGTGGACGCGGACACGGGCACGGAAGCGCGGCCGGGTCGGGGCGCGGGGCTCGGGCGGCGCGGGTTCCTCGCCGGGGCCGCGGCCGTCGGGGCCGGCGTGGCGCTGGGGGCGGGGGCCGCTCCGGCGTCCGCGTCCACGCGGGCGCTGTCGACCCGGGACTGGATGTCCGGACTCGGCGACTCCACCGCGCTCCAGCGGATGACCATCCCCGGCACCCACGACTCCGGCGCCACCCGGGGCGGGCTCTATGTCGCCTGCCAGAACACCTCCGTCGCCGAGCAGCTCGACTCCGGGATCCGCTTCCTCGACGTCCGCTGCCGGGTGACCGGTGGATCCTTCGCCATCCACCACGGCGCGTACTACCAGAACCTGATGTTCGGCGACGTTCTCGCCGCCTGCTGGAACTTCCTCGCCGCGCACCCCTCCGAGACCGTCCTGATGCGCCTCAAGCAGGAGTACTCGGAAGACAGCAACGCCACCTTCCGGGCCGTATTCGACGACTACCTCGACAACCGGGGCTGGCGGCCGCTGTTCAAGATCGCCGACGCGCTGCCCACCCTCGGACAGGCCCGCGGGAAGGTCCTGCTGCTCCCCGACAACGGCGGCCTGCCCGGCGGCCTGCGCTACGGCGACGGCAACGTCTTCGACATCCAGGACGACTACATGGCGGAGCCCTTCGCCAAACGGGGCAAGATCGAGAACCACTTCCGCAGGTCCGTGTCGCAGCCCGGGAAGTTCTTCATGAACTACACCAGCACGGCCGCGGCCCTGCCGCCTCGCTGGAACTCCGACCGGCTGAACCCGCAGGTGCACTCCTTCGTCGACGGCTCGGAGCTGGCCGGCCGCACCGGGCTCGGGATCGTCCCGATGGACTTCCCCAACACCCGGTCCGGCCTGGTCGCCTCACTGATCCGGCACAACTGA